A single region of the Marinobacter nanhaiticus D15-8W genome encodes:
- a CDS encoding alpha-L-glutamate ligase-like protein, with protein MIRWISPAALNRRGMLNMNRRNVSYIARYNERSAYPLVDNKLKTKLIAAEYDVSTPKLRQVVSQQHEISHFRERVEDLAGFAIKPAKGSGGKGIMVITGRDDDRFVKASGATVSLASLERHLSNILAGLYSLGGAPDVAIVEDLIQCSSTLTDFSFQGVPDIRIVVFRGYPVMAMLRLATRASDGKANLHQGAIGVGIDIASGQSLNAVQFNRPVSHHPDTGLALEHIHIQEWHTMLVMASRCYEATGLGYMGADLVLDQNSGPTLLELNARPGLAIQMANGKGLLPRLKYIEGLKRTHLTPEARVEYAMSVFSHTGALYTPPKKTSSSRVPA; from the coding sequence ATGATCCGGTGGATTTCGCCCGCAGCGCTCAACCGGCGCGGCATGCTGAACATGAATCGCCGCAACGTGAGCTACATCGCGCGTTACAACGAGCGCAGCGCCTATCCGCTCGTAGACAACAAACTGAAAACCAAGCTCATCGCGGCAGAATACGATGTATCGACCCCCAAGCTGCGGCAGGTCGTCAGTCAGCAGCACGAAATCTCCCATTTCCGGGAGCGAGTCGAAGATTTGGCCGGCTTCGCTATCAAACCCGCCAAGGGCTCGGGGGGCAAGGGCATTATGGTCATTACGGGGCGGGATGACGATCGCTTCGTCAAGGCGTCCGGCGCTACGGTGTCCCTGGCCAGCCTGGAAAGGCACCTGTCGAACATCCTGGCAGGGCTGTACTCCCTCGGCGGCGCGCCGGATGTGGCCATTGTCGAGGACCTGATCCAGTGCAGCAGCACGCTGACCGACTTCTCGTTTCAGGGCGTTCCGGATATCCGTATTGTCGTGTTCCGCGGCTATCCCGTCATGGCCATGCTTCGTCTTGCGACCCGCGCTTCCGACGGTAAGGCCAACCTGCACCAGGGCGCTATCGGGGTGGGCATCGATATTGCCTCCGGCCAAAGTCTGAACGCCGTACAGTTCAACAGACCGGTAAGCCATCACCCGGATACCGGCCTGGCACTGGAGCACATCCACATCCAGGAGTGGCACACCATGCTGGTAATGGCATCCCGCTGTTATGAAGCCACCGGCCTGGGCTATATGGGTGCAGACCTGGTGCTCGACCAGAACAGCGGCCCCACCCTGCTTGAGCTGAACGCCCGCCCGGGGCTAGCCATCCAGATGGCAAATGGCAAGGGCCTGCTGCCAAGGCTGAAGTATATCGAGGGCCTCAAACGCACCCACCTGACGCCCGAAGCCCGGGTGGAATACGCCATGTCCGTTTTCAGCCATACCGGCGCGCTGTATACGCCCCCCAAGAAAACGTCGAGCTCGCGCGTACCTGCCTGA
- a CDS encoding BCCT family transporter, with the protein MSESLKDEYSTDYQAGQDNITPLGLDLHKSVFFITAALIIFFVVGTLIFPEVSNSLLSGAKNGAIAHFDWLFLISGNIFVIFCLALIFMPVGKIRIGGKDAVPEFSTLSWFAMLFAAGMGIGLMFWGVAEPVAYYTDWYGTPLGVEPNTPEGANLALGATMYHWGLHPWAIYAIVALSLSFFAFNKGMPLTLRSAFFPIFGDRVWGWIGDVIDILAVLATIFGLATSLGLGAQQAAAGLNYLFGIDGGTATQIAIIVGVTCVALVSVVRGLEGGVRVLSNINMFLAAALLLFVIFAGHTVGVFQAMWTTASSYVANIIPLSNPFGREDETWFHGWTVFYWAWWISWSPFVGMFIARVSKGRTVREFITAVLIVPTVITVVWMSAFGGSALEQIQGGVGALASDGLTDVSLAMFQMFEYIPLTAVISFIGIVLVLVFFVTSSDSGSLVIDSITAGGKLDAPTQQRVFWAVMEGAIAAALIFGGGADALKALQAGAVSVGLPFTFVLLVMCYGLFKGLNNERALINAGMK; encoded by the coding sequence AAAGTCTAAAAGACGAGTACTCCACCGACTACCAAGCGGGGCAGGATAACATCACGCCCCTGGGGCTCGACCTGCATAAGTCGGTATTCTTCATCACTGCCGCCCTGATTATCTTTTTCGTCGTGGGCACGCTGATTTTCCCGGAAGTATCCAATTCGTTGCTTAGTGGCGCGAAGAACGGCGCCATTGCCCATTTCGACTGGCTCTTCCTGATCAGTGGCAACATTTTTGTGATCTTCTGTCTCGCCTTGATTTTCATGCCGGTGGGCAAGATCAGGATTGGCGGTAAGGATGCTGTGCCGGAGTTCTCCACGCTCTCCTGGTTCGCCATGCTGTTTGCAGCGGGTATGGGTATCGGGTTGATGTTCTGGGGCGTCGCTGAGCCAGTGGCCTATTACACTGATTGGTACGGCACTCCGTTGGGCGTGGAGCCGAATACCCCAGAGGGTGCCAATCTTGCGCTGGGCGCCACCATGTATCACTGGGGGCTCCACCCCTGGGCGATCTATGCCATCGTCGCACTTTCCCTGTCATTCTTTGCGTTCAACAAGGGTATGCCATTGACGCTTCGTTCCGCCTTCTTCCCGATTTTTGGTGACCGGGTCTGGGGCTGGATCGGGGACGTCATTGACATTCTTGCCGTGTTGGCGACGATTTTTGGCCTGGCAACATCATTGGGCCTGGGCGCCCAGCAGGCCGCTGCCGGCCTTAATTACCTGTTTGGTATCGATGGCGGCACAGCTACGCAGATTGCCATCATCGTTGGCGTGACCTGTGTGGCGTTGGTCTCGGTTGTCCGAGGTCTCGAGGGTGGCGTGCGAGTCCTGAGTAACATCAACATGTTTCTTGCGGCGGCGCTGCTGCTGTTCGTCATTTTTGCCGGCCATACTGTCGGCGTGTTTCAGGCGATGTGGACTACTGCGTCGTCCTATGTAGCGAACATTATTCCGCTAAGTAATCCCTTCGGCCGGGAGGATGAGACCTGGTTCCATGGCTGGACCGTGTTCTATTGGGCTTGGTGGATTTCCTGGTCTCCGTTCGTAGGGATGTTTATCGCACGTGTATCCAAGGGGCGTACCGTTCGAGAGTTCATTACGGCCGTGCTGATTGTTCCGACGGTGATCACCGTGGTCTGGATGAGTGCTTTCGGTGGCTCCGCGCTGGAGCAAATTCAGGGTGGCGTTGGTGCGCTGGCGAGCGATGGTCTCACTGACGTATCCCTCGCAATGTTCCAGATGTTTGAATATATTCCGCTGACTGCCGTTATTTCATTCATCGGTATTGTCCTGGTACTGGTCTTCTTCGTAACCTCGTCCGATTCCGGTTCATTGGTGATCGATAGCATCACCGCCGGCGGCAAGCTTGATGCTCCGACCCAGCAGCGGGTGTTCTGGGCCGTTATGGAAGGTGCTATCGCCGCCGCACTGATCTTCGGTGGCGGGGCCGATGCCTTGAAGGCCCTCCAGGCAGGCGCGGTTAGTGTTGGCCTGCCGTTCACCTTCGTCCTGCTGGTCATGTGCTACGGCCTGTTCAAAGGGCTCAACAATGAGCGGGCACTGATCAATGCCGGCATGAAGTAA
- a CDS encoding ATP-dependent zinc protease, whose protein sequence is MPTRAGCTLPHLFMLVVTTFALAGCAGSALVEKDNLETLEKGQSEQTREIQQLSEDLKAHHRGMVRNSNENTRALIETIRQQISPPSCPERPQPVCREVSEPASKSAPSQRLNGMLIVGELERVHFMEPGLTYEARVDSGAETSSLDARNVTYFERNGEDWVRFDVPVPGAKNELETLERPLSRNARIIQASADDSERRAVVEMQFAIGDHVQKAEFTLSNRENLSQTVLVGRNILRDVMLIDVGKEYATSLPEKLKSSKPAAKAGKGDGQ, encoded by the coding sequence ATGCCCACGCGCGCAGGTTGCACGCTGCCCCATCTCTTCATGCTCGTCGTTACCACTTTCGCCCTCGCCGGCTGTGCCGGTTCTGCACTGGTCGAGAAGGACAATCTCGAAACCCTCGAAAAGGGCCAGTCGGAACAGACCCGCGAAATCCAGCAATTGAGCGAGGACCTGAAAGCCCATCATCGCGGCATGGTGCGTAACAGCAACGAAAACACCCGCGCGCTGATCGAAACGATCCGCCAGCAGATCTCGCCGCCCTCCTGTCCGGAACGGCCGCAACCGGTCTGCCGCGAAGTAAGCGAACCTGCATCCAAGTCCGCACCATCGCAACGACTCAACGGCATGTTGATCGTCGGCGAACTGGAACGTGTGCATTTTATGGAGCCAGGCCTGACCTATGAGGCCCGCGTCGACAGCGGTGCGGAAACCTCATCGCTCGACGCCCGCAATGTCACCTACTTCGAACGCAATGGCGAGGACTGGGTCCGCTTCGATGTACCCGTCCCCGGCGCCAAGAACGAACTGGAGACACTGGAGCGTCCCCTTTCCCGCAACGCCCGCATCATCCAGGCGTCGGCGGATGACAGCGAGCGTCGTGCCGTAGTGGAGATGCAATTCGCTATCGGCGATCACGTGCAGAAGGCGGAATTCACCCTGTCCAACCGGGAAAACCTCTCCCAGACCGTTCTGGTCGGCCGCAACATCCTGCGGGACGTGATGCTGATCGATGTCGGCAAGGAGTACGCCACCTCCCTGCCGGAGAAGCTCAAATCCAGCAAACCAGCCGCAAAGGCAGGTAAAGGAGACGGTCAGTGA
- a CDS encoding inactive transglutaminase family protein: MKSRYPFYIAVALLIIAGLGLATLRHVELGIPWLSGDERPVWLVEARIDFQASGEPVLVSLNLPDNPPGFHVLSEQAASPGYGFSIIEEEGDRRGEWSIREASGAQTLYYKAQFVPDPDVRPPQPKKPPQPETIYWEEPQATAANEVLELAAAKSSTPESMTRELIKLIRSTDPNQNTALLLSGNRPVDVLSRLLNHADIPARISEGIMLEDARRRQPLRPFLQIYDGDSWLTFNPQSGEQGLPENVLLWNRDTTSLLDVMGGNQSVVSFAMLRQTVPALQLARAEAIDSGLGFLSLYQLPIEEQSMFRMLLLLPLGAMVVAFMRIVIGIRTSGTFMPVLIAVAFLQTSLLPGLVTFISVVTIGLLLRGYLSSLNLLLVSRISTLIILVIFMSTAISIVGYQMGFNTGMTVTFFPMVILAWTIERMSILWEEEGPHEVVVQGAGSLLVATLAYLLMDAPLARHLTFNFPELHLVILAIILLLGQYTGYKLSELRRFYPMKVYE, translated from the coding sequence GTGAAGTCCCGCTATCCTTTCTATATCGCCGTTGCGCTGCTGATTATTGCCGGTCTGGGCCTGGCCACCCTCCGACATGTCGAGCTGGGCATTCCCTGGCTTTCGGGCGACGAGCGTCCAGTATGGCTGGTGGAGGCGCGGATAGACTTCCAGGCCAGCGGCGAACCCGTGCTGGTGAGCCTCAACCTGCCGGACAACCCGCCCGGCTTCCATGTTCTTTCGGAGCAAGCGGCTTCGCCAGGCTACGGTTTTTCCATTATCGAGGAAGAAGGCGACCGTCGCGGCGAGTGGTCCATCCGAGAGGCCAGCGGCGCCCAGACCCTCTACTACAAGGCCCAGTTCGTGCCTGACCCGGATGTACGCCCGCCACAGCCCAAGAAACCGCCACAGCCGGAAACCATCTACTGGGAGGAACCCCAGGCCACAGCCGCAAATGAAGTGCTGGAACTCGCCGCCGCCAAATCCAGTACGCCAGAGAGCATGACCCGTGAACTGATCAAACTGATCCGCTCCACGGATCCGAACCAGAACACCGCCCTCCTGCTGTCGGGTAACCGCCCGGTGGATGTGCTCTCGCGCCTGCTGAACCACGCCGATATCCCCGCCCGCATCTCCGAAGGCATCATGCTCGAGGACGCCCGCCGTCGTCAGCCATTGCGGCCGTTCCTGCAAATCTATGACGGGGACAGCTGGCTAACCTTCAACCCCCAAAGCGGCGAACAGGGTCTGCCGGAGAATGTACTGCTGTGGAACCGTGACACCACGTCACTGCTGGACGTAATGGGCGGCAACCAGTCGGTGGTCAGCTTTGCCATGTTGCGTCAGACGGTGCCAGCCCTACAGCTGGCCCGTGCAGAGGCTATCGACAGCGGCCTGGGTTTCCTCAGCCTCTACCAGTTGCCGATCGAGGAGCAGAGCATGTTCCGCATGCTTCTCTTGCTACCATTGGGGGCGATGGTGGTGGCCTTCATGCGGATCGTCATCGGTATCCGCACCTCGGGCACCTTCATGCCGGTGCTGATCGCCGTCGCGTTCCTCCAGACCTCCCTCTTGCCCGGCCTGGTCACTTTTATCAGCGTCGTAACCATCGGCCTGCTGCTGCGGGGCTACCTGTCCAGCCTTAACCTGTTGTTGGTTTCGCGAATATCGACGCTGATCATACTGGTCATATTCATGAGTACGGCGATCAGCATCGTCGGCTACCAGATGGGCTTCAACACCGGCATGACAGTGACCTTCTTCCCGATGGTCATCCTTGCCTGGACCATTGAGCGCATGTCGATCCTGTGGGAAGAGGAAGGCCCCCACGAAGTGGTGGTTCAGGGTGCCGGCAGTCTGCTGGTCGCGACGCTGGCGTACCTGCTGATGGATGCGCCCCTGGCCCGGCATCTCACCTTCAACTTCCCGGAACTGCACCTGGTGATCCTCGCCATCATCCTGCTGCTGGGTCAATACACCGGCTATAAACTCAGCGAGCTGCGCCGGTTCTATCCGATGAAGGTGTACGAATGA